In Desulfobaccales bacterium, one DNA window encodes the following:
- the obgE gene encoding GTPase ObgE, giving the protein MSVFHDEAEIIVRAGAGGAGCVSFQRAPHRPRGRPDGGNGGAGGDVYLEASPHCRTLVHFQRRRFFRAENGRPGEGGDRQGRNGAPLIIPVPLGTLVYDAERDRLLKELVSPGERLLVAKGGRGGKGNAHFVSSRLRSPRFAQPGEPGQERRLRLELSLLADVGLIGRPNAGKTSVLKALTASRARVGAFPFTTLTPQLGALTVDPTREPLILAEVPGLIPGAHRGKGLGLRFLRHLKRTRLLWHVVDATEVDPDRPLTALQPVEAEMRAYDPELLSRPRWIILNKMDLLPPDFPLDAVLTAFREAGFPAFAVSAKTGAGIPELKAALAAVVAQEGVEHAVDAAGPQSPTPA; this is encoded by the coding sequence GTGAGCGTCTTCCACGATGAGGCCGAGATCATCGTCCGGGCCGGAGCAGGCGGCGCCGGCTGTGTGAGTTTCCAGCGGGCGCCGCACCGGCCCCGGGGTCGCCCCGACGGCGGCAACGGCGGCGCCGGCGGCGACGTCTATCTCGAAGCCTCCCCCCACTGTCGCACCCTGGTCCACTTCCAACGGCGGCGCTTCTTCCGGGCGGAAAACGGCCGGCCCGGCGAGGGTGGGGACCGCCAGGGCCGAAACGGCGCCCCCCTCATCATCCCGGTGCCTCTGGGCACCCTGGTCTATGACGCCGAGCGCGACCGGCTTCTGAAAGAACTGGTGAGCCCCGGCGAGCGCCTGCTGGTGGCCAAAGGCGGCCGGGGCGGCAAGGGCAACGCCCACTTCGTCTCCTCCCGGCTGCGCTCCCCTCGCTTTGCCCAGCCCGGCGAGCCCGGCCAGGAGCGCCGCCTGCGCCTGGAGCTGAGCCTTCTGGCGGATGTGGGCCTCATCGGCCGCCCCAACGCCGGCAAGACCAGCGTGCTCAAAGCTCTCACCGCCTCCCGGGCCCGGGTGGGGGCCTTCCCCTTCACCACCCTGACGCCCCAGTTGGGGGCTCTCACGGTGGACCCCACCCGGGAGCCCCTCATCCTGGCCGAAGTCCCCGGCCTCATCCCCGGAGCGCACCGGGGCAAGGGCCTGGGGCTGCGGTTTTTGCGGCATCTCAAGCGCACCCGGCTGCTATGGCACGTGGTGGATGCCACCGAGGTGGACCCGGACAGGCCTCTTACGGCCCTTCAGCCCGTGGAGGCGGAGATGCGGGCCTATGATCCGGAACTCCTGAGCCGCCCCCGCTGGATCATCCTCAACAAGATGGACCTTCTGCCGCCGGATTTCCCCCTGGATGCGGTGCTGACGGCCTTCCGGGAGGCGGGTTTCCCCGCCTTCGCGGTCTCGGCCAAGACCGGGGCGGGGATTCCGGAGCTGAAGGCGGCCTTGGCGGCCGTCGTCGCCCAGGAGGGCGTGGAGCACGCCGTGGACGCGGCCGGCCCGCAGTCGCCAACCCCTGCCTGA
- the proB gene encoding glutamate 5-kinase: MAEERATYLAKARRIVIKLGSAVLTGPEGLNGPLIQRLAGEIAGLTREERQVVLVSSGAVAAGLKKLGLSERPQGIPQVQAVAAAGQSILMYAYEEAFALYGLKVAQILLTHDDLAARTRFLNARNTLFALLQWGVIPVINENDTVATEELKFGDNDNLAALICNLVAADLLILLTNTEGLYARDPREDPTAPLLHVVDTSDPRLLAAAGRRPGRLGRGGMVSKLQAVKKAAGLGIPSLIANGLTPGILPAIFAGEDVGTLFLPQAQRMKSRQYWLAYNVSPEGAILVDEGAREALVHAGKSLLPAGILEVFGGFRKGAAVTLMDPEGHAFAVGLSNYSSRDINRIKGKKTHEIAQALGHKDYDEVIHRDNLVIFPEFV, from the coding sequence ATGGCAGAAGAACGCGCCACCTACCTCGCCAAGGCCAGACGCATCGTCATCAAGCTGGGGAGCGCGGTGCTCACCGGCCCCGAGGGCTTAAACGGCCCCCTCATCCAGCGCCTGGCGGGCGAGATCGCCGGCCTAACACGGGAGGAGCGCCAGGTGGTGCTGGTGTCTTCCGGCGCCGTGGCCGCAGGATTAAAGAAGCTGGGCTTAAGCGAGCGGCCCCAGGGCATCCCCCAGGTGCAGGCGGTGGCCGCGGCAGGGCAAAGCATCCTCATGTACGCCTACGAGGAGGCCTTCGCCCTCTACGGCCTCAAGGTGGCCCAGATCCTCCTCACCCACGACGACCTGGCGGCCCGCACCCGCTTCCTCAATGCCAGAAACACCCTCTTTGCCCTCCTGCAGTGGGGGGTCATCCCCGTCATCAACGAAAACGACACCGTGGCCACCGAGGAGCTCAAGTTTGGGGATAACGACAACCTGGCGGCCCTCATCTGCAACCTGGTGGCCGCCGACCTCCTCATCCTCCTCACCAACACCGAGGGGCTCTATGCCCGGGACCCCCGGGAGGACCCCACGGCCCCCCTGCTCCATGTGGTGGACACCAGCGACCCCCGGCTGTTGGCCGCAGCCGGACGGCGGCCCGGCCGCCTGGGACGGGGCGGCATGGTGAGCAAGCTGCAGGCGGTGAAAAAAGCGGCAGGGCTGGGCATCCCCAGCCTCATCGCCAACGGCCTCACCCCCGGAATTCTGCCGGCCATCTTCGCCGGTGAGGACGTGGGCACCCTGTTTTTGCCTCAGGCCCAGAGGATGAAGAGTCGCCAGTATTGGCTGGCCTACAACGTCTCCCCGGAGGGGGCCATCCTGGTGGACGAAGGGGCGAGAGAAGCCCTGGTGCACGCGGGCAAAAGCCTCCTTCCCGCCGGGATTCTGGAGGTCTTCGGCGGCTTCCGCAAGGGCGCCGCGGTGACCCTCATGGACCCGGAGGGCCACGCCTTTGCGGTGGGCTTAAGCAACTACTCCAGCCGGGACATCAACCGCATCAAGGGTAAAAAGACCCACGAGATCGCCCAGGCCCTGGGCCACAAGGACTACGACGAGGTCATCCACCGGGACAACCTGGTGATCTTCCCCGAGTTTGTGTAA